A genomic segment from Janthinobacterium sp. 64 encodes:
- a CDS encoding patatin-like phospholipase family protein has product MTHSKTPINQLNPSRLRIVLVLQGGGALGAYQAGVYHALHEHGLAPDWVVGTSIGAINAAILAGNKHEDRLVRLKEFWQRVAHRDSIDMNLVSDQQRRSNIWLATLDTVLRGVPGFFKPRSFSLFPAGIAVKPEEASFYDTSELASTLGELVDFDYLNQPGGMRLTVNALRVKCGSLTSFDSQQQPLTADHIRASGALPPGFAGVRVDGDLYWDGGLYSNTPLETVLDDTPHVDTLVFMVDLWSSEGPEPTTLDEVQTRQKDVTFASRSKRHIADYVNTHTLQRKLRELYAGLPDTKHNRQQTQELVALGCDSTMHIVRLPYAGRDWHMAAKDINFSKGSIEWRWEQGYQDGLRAIKAAGWLAFVTEDTPLVVHELPPYERDAA; this is encoded by the coding sequence ATGACGCATTCGAAGACACCGATCAATCAGTTAAATCCCTCGCGCCTGCGCATCGTGCTGGTGCTGCAGGGGGGCGGCGCACTGGGCGCCTACCAGGCCGGCGTCTACCATGCGCTGCACGAACATGGCCTGGCACCCGACTGGGTGGTAGGTACCTCGATCGGCGCCATCAATGCGGCCATTTTGGCCGGCAACAAGCACGAGGACAGGCTCGTGCGTCTGAAAGAGTTCTGGCAGCGCGTGGCGCACCGCGACAGCATCGACATGAATCTGGTCTCCGACCAGCAGCGCCGCTCGAACATCTGGCTGGCCACGCTCGATACGGTGCTGCGCGGCGTGCCCGGCTTCTTCAAGCCTCGTTCGTTCAGCCTGTTTCCCGCCGGAATCGCCGTCAAGCCGGAAGAGGCGAGTTTTTATGACACCAGCGAGCTGGCCAGCACCCTCGGGGAACTGGTCGATTTCGATTACCTGAACCAGCCCGGCGGCATGCGCCTGACGGTCAACGCGCTGCGCGTCAAATGCGGCAGCCTCACCAGTTTCGACAGCCAGCAGCAACCGCTGACGGCCGATCACATCCGCGCCAGCGGCGCCTTGCCGCCCGGCTTTGCGGGCGTGCGCGTCGATGGCGATTTGTATTGGGACGGCGGCCTGTACTCGAACACGCCGCTTGAAACCGTGCTCGACGACACGCCCCACGTCGACACGCTGGTCTTCATGGTCGACCTGTGGAGCTCGGAAGGCCCGGAGCCGACCACCCTCGATGAAGTGCAGACGCGGCAAAAGGACGTCACCTTCGCCTCGCGCTCGAAGCGGCACATCGCCGATTACGTCAATACGCATACCTTGCAGCGCAAACTGCGCGAACTGTACGCCGGTCTGCCCGACACCAAGCACAACCGCCAGCAGACGCAAGAGCTGGTAGCGCTCGGTTGCGACAGCACCATGCACATCGTGCGCCTGCCGTATGCGGGGCGCGACTGGCACATGGCGGCCAAGGACATCAATTTCTCGAAGGGCTCCATCGAGTGGCGCTGGGAGCAGGGCTATCAAGACGGCTTGCGCGCGATCAAGGCGGCCGGCTGGCTGGCGTTTGTCACGGAAGACACGCCACTCGTGGTGCATGAATTGCCACCCTACGAGCGCGACGCCGCTTAG
- a CDS encoding DUF3309 family protein, producing the protein MGTIILIILILALVGVLPTWPHSRNWGYGPSGIAGLVVVILILLLLTGRL; encoded by the coding sequence ATGGGCACCATCATTCTGATCATCTTGATCCTGGCCCTGGTCGGCGTCCTGCCCACCTGGCCGCATAGCCGCAACTGGGGTTACGGCCCCAGCGGCATCGCCGGCCTCGTCGTAGTGATACTGATCCTGCTATTACTGACGGGCAGGTTGTAA
- a CDS encoding glycine zipper 2TM domain-containing protein has product MKTNATLAALMLAATAVLSGCATGPSQSQQYYPANQPESAMYGTVDSIQIVQGGGQTSGAGAVVGGIAGALLGNTIGSGGGRTAATVAGAVAGGVVGNQVEGRRQQAQAYQISVRLDNGEYRTVVQDNANDLRPGNRVRVVDGRVYRY; this is encoded by the coding sequence ATGAAAACCAACGCCACCTTGGCTGCACTGATGCTCGCCGCCACCGCTGTACTCAGCGGTTGCGCCACCGGTCCTTCCCAGTCACAACAATATTACCCGGCCAACCAGCCTGAGTCCGCCATGTACGGCACCGTCGATTCCATCCAGATCGTGCAGGGCGGAGGTCAAACCAGCGGCGCCGGCGCCGTGGTCGGCGGCATCGCCGGCGCCCTGCTGGGCAATACCATCGGCTCGGGCGGCGGACGCACGGCCGCCACCGTGGCCGGTGCCGTCGCCGGCGGCGTCGTGGGCAACCAGGTGGAAGGCCGCAGGCAGCAAGCGCAGGCTTACCAAATCAGCGTGCGCCTCGACAACGGCGAATACCGTACCGTGGTGCAAGACAACGCGAATGATTTGCGCCCGGGCAACCGCGTGCGCGTCGTTGACGGCCGCGTCTACCGCTATTAA
- a CDS encoding BON domain-containing protein, with protein sequence MKFTKSIATGLFIASLFAVAGCASTPTKEGTGEYIDDAAITTKVKASIFNEPTLKSTEINVETFKGVVQLSGFVAQPADAAKAGEITRGVKGVKSVKNDIRVK encoded by the coding sequence ATGAAATTCACTAAATCTATCGCTACTGGCCTTTTCATCGCTTCCCTGTTCGCCGTTGCAGGTTGCGCTTCGACCCCAACCAAGGAAGGCACGGGCGAGTACATCGACGACGCGGCCATCACCACCAAAGTGAAAGCCAGCATCTTCAACGAGCCTACACTGAAATCGACGGAAATCAACGTTGAAACCTTCAAGGGCGTGGTTCAGCTGAGCGGCTTCGTGGCCCAGCCAGCCGATGCCGCCAAAGCGGGTGAAATTACCCGTGGCGTCAAGGGCGTGAAGTCGGTCAAAAACGACATCCGCGTCAAGTAA
- a CDS encoding AI-2E family transporter: protein MHIQPTDTPPEPVAAASTEPAGPPPGTPVEHLDTSLRLPLHVNARGLALGIIATVSFIYALQWAQKFLIPVIFGIFIAYTLNPVVAWLEKLRLPRAIGATAVTALILFGSVVVVERVQGEFESIVEELPAATHKLSRLIAASTGGKNSTFQKMQAVANEIEQVAAGAEARRNNRRAAAAEAPNFKIMDWVWAGSLGLVGFLSQATMVIFLVFFLLLSGNTFKRKLVKLTGPSLSRKKVTVHILEDINTSIQNYMFMLLVTNGLLAVLMWIALRVIGLENAGAWAIVAGLLHIMPYFGPLLITIATGLVAFLQFESLEMVLLVTGTSMAIATLVGTFVTTWMTGRIARMNPTAVFISLLFWGWLWGVWGLLLGVPIIVIVKVVAERVQGMEVVAELLGE from the coding sequence ATGCATATCCAGCCTACAGATACCCCGCCCGAGCCGGTGGCGGCTGCCTCCACCGAGCCTGCCGGGCCACCTCCCGGCACGCCCGTGGAGCACCTTGACACATCCTTGCGTTTGCCGCTGCACGTCAATGCGCGCGGTCTGGCGCTGGGCATCATCGCCACCGTCAGCTTCATTTATGCGCTGCAGTGGGCACAGAAATTCCTCATTCCCGTCATCTTCGGCATTTTCATTGCCTATACCCTCAATCCCGTCGTCGCCTGGCTGGAAAAGCTGCGCCTGCCGCGCGCCATCGGCGCTACCGCCGTCACGGCCCTGATCCTGTTCGGTTCCGTCGTCGTGGTCGAGCGCGTGCAGGGCGAATTTGAATCCATCGTGGAAGAGTTGCCGGCCGCCACGCATAAACTGTCGCGCCTGATTGCCGCCAGTACGGGCGGCAAGAACAGCACCTTCCAGAAGATGCAGGCCGTGGCCAATGAAATCGAGCAAGTGGCCGCCGGCGCCGAGGCCCGCCGCAACAACCGCCGCGCCGCCGCGGCCGAGGCGCCCAACTTCAAGATCATGGACTGGGTCTGGGCCGGTTCGCTGGGCCTGGTGGGTTTCCTCAGCCAGGCGACCATGGTCATCTTCCTCGTATTCTTTTTGCTGCTGTCGGGCAATACCTTCAAGCGCAAGCTCGTCAAGCTGACGGGCCCGTCGCTGAGCCGCAAGAAGGTCACCGTGCACATCCTGGAAGACATCAATACCTCGATCCAGAACTATATGTTCATGCTGCTCGTCACGAATGGCTTGCTGGCCGTGCTGATGTGGATCGCCCTGCGCGTGATCGGCCTGGAAAACGCGGGCGCCTGGGCCATCGTGGCGGGCTTGCTGCACATCATGCCGTATTTCGGACCCTTGCTCATCACCATCGCCACGGGCCTGGTTGCCTTTTTGCAGTTCGAATCGCTGGAAATGGTCTTGCTGGTGACGGGCACGTCGATGGCCATTGCCACCCTGGTCGGCACTTTTGTGACCACCTGGATGACGGGGCGCATCGCCCGCATGAATCCCACGGCGGTGTTCATCAGCCTGCTGTTCTGGGGCTGGCTGTGGGGCGTCTGGGGCTTGCTGCTGGGCGTGCCCATCATCGTCATCGTGAAGGTGGTGGCCGAGCGCGTGCAAGGCATGGAAGTGGTGGCGGAATTGCTGGGCGAATAG
- a CDS encoding YihY/virulence factor BrkB family protein, translated as MNFSTRYPRLAGLAPFSKQMRSVIVCSVTEWLEHRASSKGAALAYYTLFSIAPILVLVIAIAGFFYGPAAARGELMGQLQGLLGTQGAEAIQLVLAGAKNHEQGRIATLIASALLLFGATSVFAELKASLDEIWQVPPLKEAGAWDMLRTRLLSFGLVLVLAFLLMVSLVVNAAMAILANFWEGVWKDTAVLFTMLSNLIGFAVIASLFAVIYKMLPRVRLSWRDVVIGAVGTAFMFSLGKYAIGVYIGNSGVASSYGAAGSLVALLLWVYYSAQIFFLGAEFTRQFALQLGSMKDMPKTDDGDVQVKILKRHQS; from the coding sequence ATGAATTTTTCTACCCGTTATCCCAGACTGGCCGGCCTGGCGCCGTTCAGCAAGCAGATGCGCAGTGTCATCGTCTGTTCCGTCACCGAATGGCTGGAACACCGCGCCTCGAGCAAGGGCGCCGCCCTCGCCTATTACACCCTGTTTTCCATCGCCCCCATCCTCGTGCTGGTGATTGCCATCGCCGGCTTTTTCTATGGCCCGGCCGCCGCGCGCGGCGAACTGATGGGGCAACTGCAGGGTTTGCTGGGCACGCAAGGCGCCGAAGCCATCCAGCTGGTGCTGGCCGGCGCGAAGAACCATGAACAGGGCCGCATCGCCACCCTCATCGCCAGCGCCCTGCTGCTGTTTGGCGCCACCAGCGTGTTTGCCGAACTGAAAGCCAGTCTCGATGAAATCTGGCAAGTACCACCGCTGAAGGAAGCGGGCGCCTGGGACATGCTGCGCACGCGCTTGCTGTCCTTCGGCCTGGTGCTGGTGCTGGCCTTCCTGCTGATGGTGTCGCTGGTGGTCAACGCGGCCATGGCCATCCTCGCCAACTTCTGGGAGGGCGTGTGGAAGGATACAGCCGTGCTGTTTACCATGCTGTCGAATCTGATCGGCTTTGCCGTCATCGCCAGCCTGTTTGCCGTCATCTATAAAATGCTGCCGCGCGTGCGCCTGTCCTGGCGCGACGTGGTGATCGGCGCCGTGGGCACGGCCTTCATGTTTTCATTGGGGAAGTATGCAATTGGCGTGTATATCGGCAATAGCGGCGTGGCCAGCAGCTATGGCGCGGCCGGTTCGCTGGTGGCCCTGCTGCTGTGGGTGTATTACTCGGCGCAAATCTTCTTCCTGGGCGCCGAATTCACGCGCCAGTTCGCCCTGCAGCTGGGCAGCATGAAGGATATGCCGAAGACGGACGATGGCGATGTGCAAGTCAAGATATTGAAACGCCACCAGTCCTGA
- a CDS encoding OmpA family protein — protein MNNLKKIAVAAAVLCSALGAQAQEINPSWYIQPSLNALKPDSDFATDKTGYGAGLRFGKPVSPDWDIQLGTTYARSKDGGQRYQQNTLGVDGLYMFSRKAFRPFLLVGAGMQRDKDTSFAFGERSKSSPYASVGLGFQSTINDQLSFQADIRNVHGFLRGNTFDPSSKSNNYYVTVGLNFAFDKPPAPPPPPPPPPPAREEVVVVVPPPPPPPPARFEKVTMSATELFAFDSAKLGPTQTKLDEIARVLSAAPDVNNVVISGYADRIGSPKYNLKLSQQRADAVKEYLVAHGVAANRLTAEGKGSTNPVVTCDNKKRADLIKCLEPNRRVEVEQITIERRVQ, from the coding sequence GTGAATAATCTAAAAAAAATCGCCGTTGCCGCCGCAGTACTGTGCTCCGCCCTCGGCGCACAGGCCCAGGAAATCAATCCCTCCTGGTACATTCAACCCAGCCTCAACGCACTCAAGCCAGATTCCGACTTTGCCACGGATAAAACCGGCTATGGCGCAGGCTTGCGTTTCGGCAAACCTGTTTCCCCGGACTGGGATATCCAGCTGGGCACCACGTACGCCCGCTCCAAGGATGGCGGTCAGCGCTACCAGCAAAATACGCTGGGCGTAGACGGCTTGTACATGTTCTCGCGTAAAGCCTTCCGTCCCTTCCTGCTGGTCGGTGCCGGCATGCAGCGCGACAAGGACACCAGCTTCGCTTTCGGCGAACGCAGCAAGAGCTCGCCTTACGCCAGCGTCGGCCTGGGCTTCCAGTCCACGATCAACGATCAATTGTCGTTCCAGGCTGACATCCGCAATGTGCACGGTTTCCTGCGCGGTAACACCTTCGACCCTAGCAGCAAGAGCAACAACTACTACGTCACCGTGGGCCTGAACTTCGCGTTCGACAAACCGCCTGCACCGCCGCCACCACCGCCACCGCCGCCGCCAGCGCGCGAAGAAGTCGTCGTGGTCGTGCCGCCACCACCACCGCCACCGCCAGCACGCTTTGAAAAAGTGACGATGTCGGCAACGGAGCTGTTCGCGTTCGACAGCGCCAAGCTGGGTCCGACACAGACCAAGCTCGACGAAATCGCCCGCGTGCTGAGCGCTGCGCCGGACGTCAACAACGTGGTCATCAGCGGTTATGCCGACCGCATCGGCTCGCCGAAGTACAACCTGAAACTGTCGCAGCAGCGCGCTGATGCAGTCAAGGAATACCTGGTCGCCCACGGTGTCGCCGCCAACCGCCTGACGGCTGAAGGCAAGGGCTCCACCAATCCTGTCGTCACCTGCGATAACAAGAAGCGTGCCGACCTGATCAAGTGCCTGGAACCAAACCGCCGCGTTGAAGTGGAACAAATCACCATCGAACGCCGCGTGCAGTAA